Genomic window (Syntrophales bacterium):
GCTATGGCTATTTCATCCGTTGCGTTGATGTTGTCAAGGACAATGCGACCGGCGAGGTGATCGAGGTCCACTGCACCTACGATCCGGCAACTAAGAGCGGTTTTGCGCCGGACGGACGGAAGGTCGAGGCAACGATTCACTGGGTGTCGGCAGCCCACTCCATGCCGGCGGAGGTAAGACTCTATGATCGACTGTTTAATGTCGCCGAGCCGCTTGCGCAGGAAGGCGACTTCATCACCTATATGAATCCGGGTTCAATGGAGGTCATCACTTCCTGCCGCCTGGAGCGAAGCCTTGCTGATGGCAAAACGGGGGAACATCTCCAGTTTGAGCGCCTGGGCTATTTCATTGCTGACCCGGAAGATTCCGCGCAAGGGGCGCTTGTCTTCAATCGAACGGTTACCCTGAGAGATTCCTGGACCAGGATTGCCGGCAAAACGAAATAGCCAGCCTTCAGCGGAGGAAATTGACGATGCGGGCGGAGATCGCCCTCTTCAGCGTCATTGCAATGCCGACAAGATAATCTTTTGTGCCGTAATACTTGTCCGTTGCGGAGACGATCCATGCCTCCGGATAAAGCGGGGGGATGATGGTCAGCGGCCACATATGCCGGAGGATAATGTCTTCCTCTTTTTTTGTTAAGGGTATGACTTTTCTTGCGTTTTCGAGGGCGATGCGGGGATGTCTGAACCCGTGCCAGCGCGGTCCCTCACGCAGCCAGTCGTAGTGAAAAAGGTCGTGCAGAAGCGCCCCCCTCGCAATCATCCGGGTGTCAAGATTAAATTTTCTGGCGATTCGAAAGCTTAACCACGCCACGTCCAGGCAGTGTTCCAGACGGTTTTTCTGGTAGTGGTGAAGGTGCTTTTCCAACGCGCCGACAAGGGGATCATTCAGAAGTGGTTCTATGATGTTCAAAAATTCGCGTTTGCTTGCCCTTGCGTCGCTGCGCCTTTTCTCCCCTGCCTCGGCGCCCAATTGGTCGCCTTTTATCAGGAAATCCACCATGATAATCTCCAGAAGCAGCAGGGCAAAAATGGTCATCGGCATGGTGAATTCCCGATAAAGGAGCATCGAAGGCGGGAGCAGAAAATATTCCAGGAGAAAGGCCAGGGCCACCCAGTACAGTGAAAACTTCAGGCACACATAGCCGCGTATCGACCAGGGGCCGTCGCTATAGTTCCACAAGCGAATGTTAAAAAACCGATCCAGCGACCAGCCGGCGAATAACTCCAGCAGCGTCGTGGTCGCTATGTAGATAATGGCCTTGGCTGCTATATGGATGGCGAGCAGAAGCGGTTTCAGCAGCACTACCTGCTCCTCTCCCGGTAAATAAGATAAAAATCCCAAAATGATAAAAACAAATGAATAATCAGATATTTGAGGTCTGACCAGACTAATCAGGACTGCCCCGAGACCGTATATGGGCAGATAGGGCCCGGTCAGAAATCCTGGATTGATCAGACGCCGCATCTTTAGCGACCGGTAAACGCTTTCGAGAAGCCAGCCGGCAACGGAGAACAGGGCAAATACGAACACCATCTCGATTATTTGGATCTGCATGGATCAGGTTCTCCCTTCTTTGGATGATAAAAGGCCATGACACAGTATATCGAAAAGGGACGCCGCTTCTGAGTCTGTATCTGCCAGCTTTGCCGGCAGGTCTGGCTGGTCATCGGCGGGCGAGGAGAACCCCCGCATAAGGTAGCCGATGAGTTTTGAAGCTTTAGCCATATCCTGGGCCGGGAATAAACCTTCAGTGGCCCCTTGCTCGAGGATTCCTTTCAGCAGCCGCTCCTGCGCGGAGAAAAAATGCTCCCTGGCGGCGGCTATTCTGGACACAAAACGGTAAGATTGGCTATATTCGTCGGCAAACAGCAGGGATTCTTCCCTGACCATTTTCAGACTTTCCTTTATGAAGGCATTGAGTTTTTCGAGCGGCGAAGGCAGATCTGCAACCGCCTGGCTTACCCGTTCCGCCATAAGACCGATTTTTCTGTCGAGCGCCTCTGTGTAAACCTGATCCTTGCTTCCGAAATAGTTGTAAATGGTCGCCTTGGCAACCATTGCGGCGCGGGCGATGTCGTCAATGTTGGTCTTATTTATGCCGTGACGGCGGATCATCTTCCAGGCCGTTTCCAGGATGGCTTCTTTTATGTTGGTTTTCATGGTTTATGTCTCGGCATTGCAATATTGTACTTTTTACGTCTAAAAGTATAAACAACAGATATTAAGATGTCAAGGATTTTTGCTGACCGATATTTCTCTTGACAAGCTTAACCCTCTTGGTTACGGTGCAAGCCTGCAAAGAAATGACGATTTCCGGCAAGCGGCGAATGAAGAGGTAAATGTTTATGACCGCTCAATCCGCTCAGACTAAGCACCCAACACCTGTATCGATCGATGATCTATGGGGCGGGCTGGCCGCCATGTTGGTGGCGCTGCCGTCATCAATAGCCTTTGGCGTCCTCGTTTACTCTGCCCTGGGAACCGGGTACGCAGGGGAAGGGGCCTTGGCGGGGATCATTGGCGCTGCCGCAATCGGACTTATTGCACCGCTTTTCGGGCGGACAAACGGACTGATCTCTGCCCCCTGTGCGCCGGCGGCTGCTGTCCTGTCCGCATTAGTAGTTGGTCTTCTTGCGGGGGGAGATGGCGGCGGGCTCAAACCGGTTGATATACTTCCGCTTATGGCTTTAACCGCTTTATTTTCAGCCGGGTTTCAGGTCTTTTACGGGGCAATCGGCGGAGGGAGATTGATCAAATATGTCCCTTACCCGGTTGTCAGCGGATATTTATCAGGGGTGGGGGTCATCATCGCCCTGGGCCAGCTTCCCAAACTATTCGGTTTTCCCAAGGCAACTCCACTTTTCCAGGGGCTGATTTCACCAGAACTCTGGAAATGGCAGAGCCTCCTGGCAGGGATTGTCACAATAGCGGTAATGGCCATTACGCCGCGAATTACCAAAAAGGTGCCGGCCGCCATCCTGGGGCTCTTGGGCGGGATTGTAACCTACTTCGTTCTCGCTACGTTTTCCCCGGAACTGCTGAGTCTGCAGAATAACCCGCTTGTAATCGGGCCAATCCATGCCTCCGGTTCATTCTTGGGGGCAGTCTCCGGGAGGTTGGCATCCCTTTTTTCCGTGAACGTTACATCAATCAAGATTATCCTTGTTCCGGCCCTCACCCTTTCGGTGCTGCTGTCAATCGACACTCTTAAAACCTGCGTAGTGCTCGACGCCCTGACGCGCAGCCGACACAAGTCAGATCGCGAGCTTATAGGTCAGGGAATCGCAAACGTGGTATCATTTCTTGCCGGCGGCATGCCCGGCGCCGGAACCATGGGGCCTACCCTCGTTAATGTGACCAGCGGCGGCCGGACGTATCGCTCAGGGGTAATCGAAGGTGCACTTGTGGTTATGACCCTTCTCTTGCTGGGCAAACTTGTTGCATGGGTGCCAATTGGCGCGCTTGCAGGCATTCTGTTGGCAATATCCTGGAGGATGCTTGACTTCAGGAACATGTCCCGGCTGCTGCGCCATCCTGCCGGGCGCTTGGACTTCGCCGTGATTGCATTTGTTATCCTCGTCGCCGTCACCGTTGACCTGATTGCGGCTTCGGGGGTCGGGATAGCACTGGCAATCATCTTGTTTATCCGTGATCAGATTCGTGGTTCGGTCATCCGCAGGAAGAGGGGGCTGGACCAGGTATCCTCAAAGACCAAACGTCTGGATGTGGAACGAGAGATTCTGAGGCAATCCGGCGGCCAGGCAGTCTTTTGCGAGCTGCAGGGCAATCTGTTTTTTGGCACTACGGACCAGCTTTTTACGCAACTGGAGAGCGATCTTCGAACAAAGCGCTTTATTCTCCTCGATATGCGTCGCGTCCAATCAATGGATTACACGGCGGCTCATCTTTTCGAACAGATGCAGGCCCAATTGGAGGAACGCGGAGGGCGCCTGCTGTTCACAGGCATGCCGTCAACGCTTTATGACCAGCGTGACTTCGAGCGTTACCTGGCGCAGTTGGGCGTTGTCAGACAGGGCGGCGGCGTTATGATTTCCGAGACACTCGATGGCGCGCTGGAATGGATGGAGGAGCGCATTCTGGAGGACTCGCACATAGCGCAATCAGGCAGCGAGCAGCCTCTTGAACTGAAGGACTTCGAACTGTTTCACCAATTCGACGAGAGTACGCTCAGTGAGCTGGCGTCTTGTGTAACGGAGTTGTCGGCGCCGCAGGGACAGAAGGTCTTCTCCCAGGGCGACCCTGGAGACAAGATATTTCTGGTACGACGGGGAAGTGTCCGGATACTGCTGCCCCTGAAAGGGAACACCCAACATCACCTCGCCACGATTGGCCAGGGAGACTTCTTCGGCGAGCTCTCATTTCTGGACGGCAGCATTCGTTCGGCCACCGTCGAGGCGAAAGTCCCGACCGATCTATACGCACTTTCCCGATCCAGTTTTAACGCCCAGAGCCATGCCAACCCTGTTTTTGGAGTCCAGGTCTTTGCCCGACTGGCACTTGCTATTGCCAAACGCCTTCGCCACACCGACGCCGAGTTGCAGGTACTTGAAGAGAGATGACAATCCTCTCAACATGCATCTTCCTGCCAAGATTTTTTAAAGAGAAGTCTGCCTGCGCGGATCGAGGGTAAGGAAGGAATCCCACAGCGGCAGCTTTCCGAATAGAAACCCCTTGCCCGACAACCGTTACCACTGCCACCTGAAGAAGGGCCACCCAACGTACGTGGCGATATGGGAAGTGGCGGACAAAGAAATAAGATTGATCGAGGTGATTTATGCAGGCACACACGAAAAAGCACCCTACTGAAACCGTTGAACTGCGATTCATCGGGCCGATTGTGAACATAGCGCGGGCCATTGAAAGCCTGAAACCCCTGGGGTTCGTGGACACGTCGGATTCTGTCCCGTGGCGGGAGGCCTACCCCGAATTTTCGGAAGTGCAGCTCGTCGGCAAGGCTTTGGCCGGCGCGAGATACCGGGAAGGGCTGACACAGATAAAACTTGCCGAACTGACCGGTATCCCGCAGCGGCATATTTCCGAAATGGAGAACGGCAAACGTCCCATCGGCAAAGAGATGGCGAAACGACTGGGAAAGGCCCTGAACATCGGGTACAAGGTGTTTCTGTAGGAAGAAAAGGCGGGGGATGGGAGCTAACCGGTTAAAGTGAATTATTCGTTGAAAAAAGTGTTCGATCCCGTTCAAGCACACGACGTCCTCTCTGGAAGTGAGCTCAGCAAGCCGAGCATCGCTGCAACCGAAAAGCCTGGTCATGATTTCCGCCTTCCTATAGACCCATTCTATTGACATGAACGCCGGTTATTCGGGCTTATCCCGTGCATTGGTAGCGTGTATGTTTTAGGGCGCTGCTCTTACCGATTTCACCTGCCTGGACCAGTCTTTTCAGCGTATCCTGCAAAGTTCTTCGGGGGATTTCCCTGCGTCTTTAACCTGAGAGCTTGATTGCTCTTATGGGTCTGTGGCATAAATATCATCGAGGGACTGTCGGGCTTCCTGATAGATCCTGGCGGAAAGCCAGAGTGATGAGGTTTCAAGATCGTTTAATGCCCGCTCCGTTCCTGCCCGCGACATATATCGGTGGGTGGCATTCCAAAGGATAATGCCCAGGGATCCATGCACTTCCATGCCCAAGAGGGAGACAAAAAGTCGCGTCGCCGAATCGTCGGTCAGAAACCAGTCGGCCTTTTCTCTGCGGGCAAGCACAACGGCTTCCGCCTCGCCTGCATGAAGATCGCCGACCTCTTTCCACATCCCGGCTTCTCGTTGCTCATGAGGGGATAGGCTTATAATCCGAAGCCACTCAGGCCAGGGGTCTTTCATGTGGAGGGCGGCTTGAACTTCGTTGAAGACGAGCTGTGGCAGGTAAAGAGCCTGAGCAAGGCCAGGCAATGGGCCTCGTAAAGATGAATGATAGGCCCGGCATCGCAGACGACGGTTTTCATTTGGCCGCATGAGCCTCTTTGATGGCCCAGGCGATGTCTTCCCGGGCGAAGCGTTCCATCAGGTCAACCCGGTTGCGACGGACAAATTCCGACATGGCCGCCAGGACGACATCCGGCTCGGACATGAAAAAACCGGACTGGACATAATCATGGATGCGCTCGGCCAGATGGTCCGGCACGGTGATCGATAGCGTTTTCACGAGCGGTTACCTCCCTTCTTCTAAAATATCCGAGTGGCTACCTTATCAGTCTTTGTGTTTATCCGCAAGCCCCACCGAGCCCGCCCCACCGAGCCCGCCGGTCACGGATACCTGATGAATCCATTTGGGCTGTAACGAGTCTTTTGCGATCATATCCAATTACCGGCATTATTCATTTATTTTTGCCGCTAATTTGATTGCGCGCGGGTCCACTCCGCTTTCCGCTTTGGCGAGCGGAGGCTGAAGGTCAAAGTCGATTTTGTCTGGAATTATTTATCCCCACCCTTACCCTTTGGGGCCGGTGGGCCTGACCTTGTTGAGATAAATCACGTTACCCGCCTGTTGCCCATAACCGGAGGGCTCCCCCTCTTGCAGAAGCAGTTGCTGGAAGACCTCTTTCGGGGAACGATATTCCAGGTACGACATCGGCGTTTCGTTCAGGTAAAACGAAACATCAAGGGGCGTCAGTTGTCCCTCTTCAAGGCGGAACTTGGACTGAAAAATGAGATCGTTCATGGAGCCCAGGATACGTCGATCGATGATCTTGGAAAAGAAGGTATCCCGGTCCTGCCACGGCAGGTCCTTCGCCACTCTCAGATGATTCCATTGCCCGGCCATGAATGCTTGCAGTCCGGTCCTGACCGACTGAATGAACTGCCGATCGGTCGTTATCCCCCGCCCAGGCATGATCAGGGAATACAGAGATTCGGTGTTGGTCACCAGGATATATTGCGTGCGCTGGAGGAGGGTGTGTTATTCAATAATTATTGAATAACAAGGACGGGTGTGGTACTCTGTTCAATAATTCTTGAATAAGCGGAGGGGAGATATGCAAAGAAGCGGTGGTTATGTGAAGCAAACGACCGGGTATCGGGCATTTATCCCAACGCCGCTACCCCCCAAACCTGCCGTGAAGATTGAGGGGGAACTTCAGAATCTGCTTTCCCGTGCCGACATGGCCCTTGCCCGGTTGGACGGTGTGGCGCAAATGCTCCCCAATGTTGATCTGTTTATCGCGATGTACGTCAAAAAAGAGGCCCTCTTGAGTTCGCAGATCGAGGGGACGCAGGCTTCCCTGGACGATCTGTTCGCCTATGAAAGCGGGGACAAACTTGAGAATCTGAACGATGTGACGGAGGTGGTGAATTACGTCAAGGCGATGAATTACGGGCTTGACCGTCTTCAGAGCTTGCCGATGAGTCTTCGCCTCATCAAAGAGATCCACGCCATTCTCCTTGAGGGCGTTCGGGGCAGCGAAAGACTGCCCGGTGAATTCAAACGATCGCAGAACTGGATCGGCCCCCCCGGCTGCACCCTCAACGAGGCGTCTTATGTGCCTCCTCCTCCCCATGAAGCGCTTGAAGCCATGGGGGCACTGGAGCACTATTTTCACGGCAAGGAGCGGTTGCCGATCCTTGCCGATTGCGCCCTTATTCACTACCAGTTTGAAACAATCCATCCCTTCCTCGACGGCAATGGCCGTATCGGGCGTCTGCTGATCACGTTCTACCTGTGCTGGAAGGGGGTTTTACACAAGCCGCTCCTGTACCTGAGCTACTATTTCAAGAAAAATCGCCGGGAATACTACGATCGTCTGAACATGGTCAGGGAGACGGGCAATTATGAACAGTGGGTGGATTATTTCCTCAAAGGGGTTGTGGATATTGCCGGCGCCGCGATGGATACGGCCAGGCAGATCCTCGAACTCCAGACCAAGCATCGCCGTCTGTTGTGGGAGAAAAAGATTTCCTCTTCGCTTGCCGTCGGGATTCTGGAGCAGTTATTCTATACGCCCACAGTTTCCATCGCCCGGATAGCCGAGCGGTTCAAAGTATCCTACCAGGCGGCGTCCACACTTGTGGCGCAGTTGGAAAAAGCCCAAATCCTCAGGGAAACCACAGGGCGGAAGCGTGACAAACGCTACGTTTACAGCGATTATCTGCATATCCTCGCCGATGGGACAAAGAGCTGAGAGCCGCGCCTCTTGCTTGACATTATGAGAGTGAACTCGATAATTGATGGGCTGCCGGCCAGGTAAAATGGTGGGATTAATCGCCAATCGGGAAATCCCTTTTGTTTTTAATCGGCTATTTCCAAAGAATGGTTCCCAACGACAGCATGAGAAATAATAGGGATCTGTCCCTAATTATGGCTGGGAGACGTGGATTCGAACCACGATTCACGGAGTCAGAGTCCGTTGTCCTACCATTGAACGATCCCCCACTGAACAGGGCTCGCCATTTACCATAGGAAAGAAGGATTATCAATAGAAAAGTTGTTTCCAGAAAAATATGGACAAGATCAAACAGTTTCATATAGAAGGTCAAACGACGCGGTGAAAATCCGTTCAGACGCTTCTTTATTGTTGGGGATGCTCGTGTCGAAACACGGATCATTTTTATTGAGACGAATATATTCATGAAGAAAGGGAATAAATGTCAACGATAACCGAAAAATCTGATCTGGAAGGGCTGACCCTGCTGGGAGGGGACAAAAAACCCGTCCGGAAATTAGAGACGTTTCCCAATCACAACCAGGGGCGCGATTATCTGATTACAATGCGTTCAGACGAATTCACCTGCCTGTGCCCGGCAACCGGGCAGCCGGACTTTGCGGATCTGACGATTCAATACATCCCCGACCAAAAAATACTGGAGTCAAAGTCGTTGAAGCTATACCTGTGGTCTTTTCGCGATCAGGGGGTATTTCATGAACACGTGGCCAATGCGATACTCGACGATCTGATCGAAGTCCTTTCGCCTCGCTGGTGCAAGATAACGGCAGAGTTCGCGGTGCGGGGAGGGGTATCGATCAAGGTGGAGGCGGAGCACGGCGCAAAACGCACCTGAATTTCGTCGTTGCCCCTTGCCTCGAGACCTTTGAATTTTGTAATTTCGAGGAGCGTTAGCGACGAGAAATCTTAATGCTCGTGCATAGTTAAAGATTTCTCCCTTCGGTCGAAACGACAATATTGGCAGTTATTCAAAGTCTTGCCTCGTCTTCCGGCCTTTATCGCTCCCAGTTTCCCCGTTTATTCCGGTGGGTACATCGCTTCGATGAGCGGCCCGTATTTCTGATTGATGGCCATCCTCTTCATCTTCAACGTCGGGGTGAGTTCGCCAGTATTCTGAGACCACTCGGCTTCCAGCAGCGTGAATTTTCGGATCTGCTCAACCCGTGCGTAATCCTTCATCCGCTCTGCCAGTTCCTTTTCGTAGAGACTTTTGACCTCCGGTTTGCTGATCAATTCGGCGCGGTTCGCAAAGGCGATATTGTTTTCCCCTGCCCAGAGCTCCAGGGTCGCAAACGTTGGAACAATCAGCGCCGACAGGTACTTGCGGTTGTCGCCGATGACCACCGCCTGCTCGATTAACGGAGAAGCCGCGAGTGCATTTTCAATGTTCTGCGGGGAGATGTTC
Coding sequences:
- a CDS encoding HD domain-containing protein; translation: MQIQIIEMVFVFALFSVAGWLLESVYRSLKMRRLINPGFLTGPYLPIYGLGAVLISLVRPQISDYSFVFIILGFLSYLPGEEQVVLLKPLLLAIHIAAKAIIYIATTTLLELFAGWSLDRFFNIRLWNYSDGPWSIRGYVCLKFSLYWVALAFLLEYFLLPPSMLLYREFTMPMTIFALLLLEIIMVDFLIKGDQLGAEAGEKRRSDARASKREFLNIIEPLLNDPLVGALEKHLHHYQKNRLEHCLDVAWLSFRIARKFNLDTRMIARGALLHDLFHYDWLREGPRWHGFRHPRIALENARKVIPLTKKEEDIILRHMWPLTIIPPLYPEAWIVSATDKYYGTKDYLVGIAMTLKRAISARIVNFLR
- a CDS encoding TetR/AcrR family transcriptional regulator; translated protein: MKTNIKEAILETAWKMIRRHGINKTNIDDIARAAMVAKATIYNYFGSKDQVYTEALDRKIGLMAERVSQAVADLPSPLEKLNAFIKESLKMVREESLLFADEYSQSYRFVSRIAAAREHFFSAQERLLKGILEQGATEGLFPAQDMAKASKLIGYLMRGFSSPADDQPDLPAKLADTDSEAASLFDILCHGLLSSKEGRT
- a CDS encoding SulP family inorganic anion transporter, with protein sequence MTAQSAQTKHPTPVSIDDLWGGLAAMLVALPSSIAFGVLVYSALGTGYAGEGALAGIIGAAAIGLIAPLFGRTNGLISAPCAPAAAVLSALVVGLLAGGDGGGLKPVDILPLMALTALFSAGFQVFYGAIGGGRLIKYVPYPVVSGYLSGVGVIIALGQLPKLFGFPKATPLFQGLISPELWKWQSLLAGIVTIAVMAITPRITKKVPAAILGLLGGIVTYFVLATFSPELLSLQNNPLVIGPIHASGSFLGAVSGRLASLFSVNVTSIKIILVPALTLSVLLSIDTLKTCVVLDALTRSRHKSDRELIGQGIANVVSFLAGGMPGAGTMGPTLVNVTSGGRTYRSGVIEGALVVMTLLLLGKLVAWVPIGALAGILLAISWRMLDFRNMSRLLRHPAGRLDFAVIAFVILVAVTVDLIAASGVGIALAIILFIRDQIRGSVIRRKRGLDQVSSKTKRLDVEREILRQSGGQAVFCELQGNLFFGTTDQLFTQLESDLRTKRFILLDMRRVQSMDYTAAHLFEQMQAQLEERGGRLLFTGMPSTLYDQRDFERYLAQLGVVRQGGGVMISETLDGALEWMEERILEDSHIAQSGSEQPLELKDFELFHQFDESTLSELASCVTELSAPQGQKVFSQGDPGDKIFLVRRGSVRILLPLKGNTQHHLATIGQGDFFGELSFLDGSIRSATVEAKVPTDLYALSRSSFNAQSHANPVFGVQVFARLALAIAKRLRHTDAELQVLEER
- a CDS encoding helix-turn-helix domain-containing protein; this encodes MQAHTKKHPTETVELRFIGPIVNIARAIESLKPLGFVDTSDSVPWREAYPEFSEVQLVGKALAGARYREGLTQIKLAELTGIPQRHISEMENGKRPIGKEMAKRLGKALNIGYKVFL
- a CDS encoding Fic family protein, translated to MQRSGGYVKQTTGYRAFIPTPLPPKPAVKIEGELQNLLSRADMALARLDGVAQMLPNVDLFIAMYVKKEALLSSQIEGTQASLDDLFAYESGDKLENLNDVTEVVNYVKAMNYGLDRLQSLPMSLRLIKEIHAILLEGVRGSERLPGEFKRSQNWIGPPGCTLNEASYVPPPPHEALEAMGALEHYFHGKERLPILADCALIHYQFETIHPFLDGNGRIGRLLITFYLCWKGVLHKPLLYLSYYFKKNRREYYDRLNMVRETGNYEQWVDYFLKGVVDIAGAAMDTARQILELQTKHRRLLWEKKISSSLAVGILEQLFYTPTVSIARIAERFKVSYQAASTLVAQLEKAQILRETTGRKRDKRYVYSDYLHILADGTKS
- the queF gene encoding preQ(1) synthase, encoding MSTITEKSDLEGLTLLGGDKKPVRKLETFPNHNQGRDYLITMRSDEFTCLCPATGQPDFADLTIQYIPDQKILESKSLKLYLWSFRDQGVFHEHVANAILDDLIEVLSPRWCKITAEFAVRGGVSIKVEAEHGAKRT